The Bacilli bacterium nucleotide sequence AAGATCGCTGCCGTTGGTTGGCGTATCGAGCCTGGAAACGCTGGCTTACGGTGGATTGATCGCGGATGGCGGCGGCAGCGCCCAAAGTGGCGCATGGGTAATCCCGATGATCGACGCCCGCAGAGGATATGCATATACGGCGGTTTACGGTTACGATTGCGGCGAGGCAGGCTGGCATAGTCTGCACAAAGACGGCATTCGCCCGTTGGAGCAATGGTTGCATGAATTGTTTGGCGGTGCTGAAAATATTCCGGGAAAAGTGCTGTTTGTCGGCGATACGGCGGCATTTTTACCGATACTTCACCAACTTGCGGAAAAGGGACTGCCGATCGGCATCTCGCGGCAGGCGCTTTCGGCCGAATACGGGGGAGCGATCGCCTTGCGCAAATGGATTCAGGGAGAAACGGAAGCACCGCATCATTTTAACCCGAATTATACGCAACTTGCCGAGGCGGAGAAAAAGCTGCTGGGCGTGCGGAAATAGGGGGGCCCCTATGGAACAAGCGAGCCGATTGCAAGATGATGGCGTTATTTTTCGCTCTATGCGGTTGGAAGATATTCCGGCCATTTGCCGGATTGAAGCCGAAGCGTTTGCGACGCCATGGACGGCG carries:
- the tsaB gene encoding tRNA (adenosine(37)-N6)-threonylcarbamoyltransferase complex dimerization subunit type 1 TsaB translates to MNKKQRHDPPDLWLALDTSTPSMTIALFQKDRLLAESTSLSERNHSIRLVPAIRELLGSQGMTAADLRGICAGVGPGSYTGVRIGVTAAKTIAWTRSLPLVGVSSLETLAYGGLIADGGGSAQSGAWVIPMIDARRGYAYTAVYGYDCGEAGWHSLHKDGIRPLEQWLHELFGGAENIPGKVLFVGDTAAFLPILHQLAEKGLPIGISRQALSAEYGGAIALRKWIQGETEAPHHFNPNYTQLAEAEKKLLGVRK